The region aactattaattaatctttttcttttcttttatagtGTAAAAGAATGGTTATGTTCAAAATCCAACCGCTATACATGGTTATATATGTTCCATCGGCGAATATCCACTCGATGTGTCGAAtataattatatagttaaaatattGATATAAATCAATAATGTTTaagaatattttatatttatagttgaagagttgtgtaggtttcaaattaatatattgtaagaagtatattttatgaaaattaaaaagttaacattaaatttaaaattacgaaTAAGTTTAATTAATGATAGTCAAATTACTAATAATTAGTTAGTAAGAAATTACTGAGTTGTGTAAGTTTGAAATTAATAAATGAGTTTAGTGTAAAAAATTCAAATTAATGATGGTTAATTAGTTAGAATATGCAGAGTTTATATGTTTCAAATATGTGTTAGAAATCaataatttaaatatattttatttgaaaattgatAAAGGGGCATTAAGTTTAAAATTACAAatctattttaataaatgaaggtttttttgtcaaatgtttttttctcattcatttggacacatgatattttctaaaaattttaaattttttattttccacttgtcatttttttgtatttttcattttattaaattaaacttccatatttaatatgtaaggtatttattaaaattggtttatatatgtaatgtattcaatacattaaaacctcattaattttaataattcaaattttttttcatttttcttataaattcaaacttttcaaattgttaaaattttatatttaatttttttttaaataaactcatttaATACGTacctaattaatttaatatacaAAAAAGACGCCTCTGTTATAAGCTATGAAAATAAaggtgaaaaaaaaaagaattcaaTCCAATTCGTCTTTTAGAGCATATGATATGGGCAACGAGAAGTGCTATTTTTTGCTGATGTGGCACCTTATAACCTAGTCATAACAAGATGAACACCACCACTCTTTCTTGTTAAGAGGATGTTATGGCATATCTTGTTGTGACGAGCACAAGATGCAACGGAAAGTTTAATTGGTTGTTATCAACCAatcaaatcattttctttctttctctctctacttcttAACATGTTATAACATGGGGAACACCATTTCTCCCTTGGTGTTATGGTGATGTTATAGATAAGGTGGCATATGAACTTGGTGTTATAAGATGACCCATACCTAATGCTCTTAAGAAGTTAAGAACTAAAAAGAGAATCTATATTCAGGTGTAATAGTTTATATATCATGTTTATGCTAAAACAAGTAATAATCATTATTAAAAGATATTGAAAATATGAAAAGAAGTTCAAATGAATGGTGTGATTGGAAATATATCTAGATAACAATATGTAGATTCTACTTCCACCCCCTTCGTCGTTGCAGCGTCTTCATCAGCCCATTGAAACCGGAATTTGGTCCCGCCTCCACTTCCACCGGTAACAACCGTTCATACACCATGGACCGATGCGGAAAAAGCCTAAACGTATATAAAGTGAATGTGTTACCTAGTTTCTCGTAACTCCATGTCTGTTGAATATATACAGCAATCACAAGAAAAATAGTAATTGCAGGTATTCCAATAGCCCCTTGCTTCGAGTGGAATTTGGGATATCTTGACACGAACTCCGAAAACTTAGCAGAAGAATGAAATAAATTTGTCAATGATCTGTAAGCATAAACATGAGGGAGGAGTCGAATCACCGTTAACCCAACAAAGTATGATTTCCGCAGTGGTTTGCAATCGATCTGCCATATCAAGTTCCCAATAACTTGAGGAAGCAAAAATAAATCTTGTACCAGCCCTAAGTACACATCGAGTCCGACCAGCCATGATTGTAGCTTGTGTACGATGAGAAACCACCCAAACCCAAACACGTGGATAAAGATTGTAATGAGGAGAATTGGACGGTCGGATGGCATATGATGGCTAAGTATTCGATTCCGGAATCTCCAAACTTTCTGGTAGAGTCTAAGTGTTAATAAGAATGAAACCAGTACAAGAATCTTCTTGAACATGTAATCTATAACCTGAATCCTTTGATTCGTCGTATAAGTAGAAGTGCTTTCATTCAAATCAACAAGCGATTCGACTCCTGTAACTAGTGGAAAGACGTACCCAAGTGCTTGTATCGCAATCATCACAAGCGAAACGTAATGAACGGAGTCCAAGTTCTGTTTAATGTAAAAAAGCTGGCTCAAAATGCAACAAATTCCTATTAAAGATGTGAGAACCTGTAATGTACCCTGGCCACCTCGATTGGAACTACTAATGTCTTCACGCTGATCCTGATACGTTAGCTGGACGGTTTGAAGATTGATGGGTGTGAAAAACAATGGATCGAGATTGTTCCTTTGACTTGCTATCGAAATCCTAGGAGTTGGGTTCACAAGCCAGCGGTTTGTGGTAGGAGGATACGATACCACGACTTCTATCAAACAGTCAAACCCGTCTTTAAGATCCGTAGTACTTTCGTATAAAAGATTGGAATAGGCTCTTACATCCCTGCAACCAACAAGATACATTTTCCCGACAATCGGATGATACAACCCTTCTACGAAAACTTCAGAAAAGTTACCATAGTTGGCTCCAGTGACACTAAGTTGAGCCGATACATTCAAAGGAGTGTCTTCTCTTATGATTGAATCATTTTGCAGAGTCCAATACTTTCCGAACAAAGGCCCAAGCGATAGAATCTCTATTTCCACATAGGGCTGTGAGCGAGAACGACCTGGCGTCGACGCTGGGTGGTAAAACGTGAGATCTTTTTTTAGAAGAGACAGGCCATTTAGAAAAGAATCAAGAGATTCTGGAAGTTTGACTTTTGGGAAACTCAAGAACCTCTTCTTGATCACGGTTTCGAAGCTGTAACGCTCGTGTTTTTCAACAACAGCTTGTGCTAATTCGATCTTGGAGTACTCATAGTACTGATTAAATGATAGCTCCTGTGCGTAATCTACTCGTTTCTTAAACGATAAAGGAAAATAAGACATATTACTCTCTTCAATACTCGAAATGCTTCCGAGAATGACGCTTCTTTGTTTGATGGAAAACATGAGTGGAGTGTATAAACAGATACGAGAATCACAACCATCTCCTTCTTTATTCACACGACAACCAACCATGCAAAGCTGCCCACTCGATGGGTCCCACAGCCCTTCAGCTGAAAGCGTCATCTTCTTCAGCCCAGTTCTCTGTCTTGTAGTATAATAAATATCATCTGAAGGCGGACCCACTCTAATAACCATAGCAACCTTCACAGATCCACCATGTTTACCTTCTGTCTCCGAACAGGGTTTTTCACATCGAATATCTTGAAGATGAAGTGCTACGCCTTTAAAGCTTCCATTAGTCTCATTTATGCTTGCATCCGACTCAAACGGACCC is a window of Lactuca sativa cultivar Salinas chromosome 1, Lsat_Salinas_v11, whole genome shotgun sequence DNA encoding:
- the LOC111910542 gene encoding uncharacterized protein LOC111910542; the protein is MKSVFLLVLFLILCITFVNARHRSTKAFEYDRIDEVKRECSSILPPDFDHKRYGNQLYRLPEKLSFVNGDWWQDLDKAQLIPYDDKPNGFLDHSSPFNLISFWITDVDDAHRSNNSVNINGVLQLSVMTGELFTSKPYERYPMFNMYPGNSELRMSFQGIVTYTEENNGEIVMCLLGNAVLPSRGPDPNNPWGWVKEPGYINQPPHIHDDRILMVVHYPDTFTVKKRGIYGSLKSLNPKSSQKYFEEIHISASLSRSANYEFSSEKLVSNFKACETSFADKDLGTLKGANICCKLEHFLREDPLTVVPNWRCNGTEDFCSKLGPFESDASINETNGSFKGVALHLQDIRCEKPCSETEGKHGGSVKVAMVIRVGPPSDDIYYTTRQRTGLKKMTLSAEGLWDPSSGQLCMVGCRVNKEGDGCDSRICLYTPLMFSIKQRSVILGSISSIEESNMSYFPLSFKKRVDYAQELSFNQYYEYSKIELAQAVVEKHERYSFETVIKKRFLSFPKVKLPESLDSFLNGLSLLKKDLTFYHPASTPGRSRSQPYVEIEILSLGPLFGKYWTLQNDSIIREDTPLNVSAQLSVTGANYGNFSEVFVEGLYHPIVGKMYLVGCRDVRAYSNLLYESTTDLKDGFDCLIEVVVSYPPTTNRWLVNPTPRISIASQRNNLDPLFFTPINLQTVQLTYQDQREDISSSNRGGQGTLQVLTSLIGICCILSQLFYIKQNLDSVHYVSLVMIAIQALGYVFPLVTGVESLVDLNESTSTYTTNQRIQVIDYMFKKILVLVSFLLTLRLYQKVWRFRNRILSHHMPSDRPILLITIFIHVFGFGWFLIVHKLQSWLVGLDVYLGLVQDLFLLPQVIGNLIWQIDCKPLRKSYFVGLTVIRLLPHVYAYRSLTNLFHSSAKFSEFVSRYPKFHSKQGAIGIPAITIFLVIAVYIQQTWSYEKLGNTFTLYTFRLFPHRSMVYERLLPVEVEAGPNSGFNGLMKTLQRRRGWK